A genomic window from Pelagicoccus albus includes:
- a CDS encoding XylR family transcriptional regulator: MINRPRVAIVVRGWLEENLNILHGLAKFKRFNAQWHVFVDDQARGAEDPDWLLDQGWDGIICKESSDELFEKARDRRIACVDLSDDGTCRSGCPKIRPNNVAIGHTGAEHFIEKGFRNFAVCGFGNELWSQERRNGFIEALKLAGKTCAVFDSDYPGVSQPAWEFAEEEEMAKWLDTLPKPVAILACNDLRAVHVINACHQKNLRVPEEVAVLGINNDSARCELCAPSLSSIPVDVTEFARIAGATLEGMLSGTHYSQFKQETLIDPLEVVTRRSTSIMAVEDPSVAQALNLIRENACKGITVEEVAKAVHISRSLLEKRFRRYVGRSPQVEIRHAQVVRIKQMLVETEYSLAQVAEMTGFEHPEYMSVVFKRLTNVTPSAYRRKSKAQVGAGS, encoded by the coding sequence ATGATCAACAGACCCCGTGTAGCGATAGTGGTGAGAGGTTGGTTGGAGGAGAATCTGAACATCCTCCACGGCCTAGCTAAATTTAAGCGTTTCAACGCGCAGTGGCACGTTTTCGTCGACGACCAAGCCCGCGGAGCGGAAGACCCCGATTGGCTGCTCGATCAAGGGTGGGATGGGATAATCTGCAAGGAGAGCTCCGACGAACTGTTTGAGAAGGCGAGAGATCGTCGCATCGCTTGTGTTGACCTTTCGGATGACGGGACTTGCCGCAGTGGTTGCCCGAAAATCCGCCCGAACAACGTAGCCATAGGTCACACGGGCGCGGAGCATTTCATCGAGAAGGGATTCCGGAATTTTGCGGTTTGCGGATTTGGCAACGAGCTTTGGTCCCAAGAGCGACGCAATGGCTTCATCGAGGCCCTAAAATTGGCCGGCAAGACCTGTGCGGTTTTCGACTCTGATTACCCCGGCGTTAGCCAGCCTGCCTGGGAGTTCGCGGAAGAGGAAGAGATGGCGAAGTGGCTGGATACTTTGCCCAAGCCGGTAGCGATTTTAGCCTGTAATGATTTGCGGGCGGTGCATGTCATCAATGCCTGCCATCAGAAGAACCTGCGGGTGCCGGAGGAAGTGGCGGTGCTAGGGATCAACAATGACAGTGCTCGCTGCGAGCTTTGCGCTCCCTCTCTGTCCAGCATCCCTGTCGACGTGACTGAGTTTGCCCGCATCGCGGGGGCCACTCTGGAGGGAATGTTGAGCGGCACCCACTACAGCCAATTCAAGCAAGAGACCTTAATCGATCCTCTCGAAGTGGTGACTCGGCGATCAACCAGCATCATGGCAGTGGAGGATCCCTCCGTAGCCCAGGCGCTAAACCTAATCCGGGAAAACGCCTGCAAAGGAATTACCGTGGAAGAGGTAGCCAAGGCGGTGCACATCTCCCGCAGCCTATTGGAGAAGCGGTTTCGTCGTTATGTGGGTCGATCTCCTCAGGTGGAAATTCGACATGCACAAGTGGTCCGTATCAAACAAATGTTAGTGGAAACTGAATACTCGCTCGCTCAAGTCGCTGAGATGACGGGTTTCGAGCATCCGGAGTACATGAGCGTAGTATTCAAACGCCTAACGAACGTCACCCCAAGCGCCTATCGTCGCAAGAGCAAGGCTCAGGTGGGTGCGGGCTCGTAA
- a CDS encoding AGE family epimerase/isomerase: MKTHPLLKLQSDLKTELFENILPYWHRLRTTDSFISALDSANQPMANVDLGVIMVSRLLWTYSRAFHLYGNPECKALADHAKHVLTTRFEDKEHGGYYWTVDASGQAAESKKQCYAQAFCIYAFSEHFQATGESDSLERAEKLFDLVEAKAWDSQKGGYLETFSADWTPLEKMRLGAEDLDAPKTMNNHLHLIEAFANLQKIAPSEKVEASCRRILRVIADRIILGDQPRFGLFYDMDWKLLDPVVSPGHDIEGSWLLHEAAEIVGDSDLIGEFEKLAIEMAELVLATGIDPKDNGLYDEFHNENPQSATKCWWPQAEGMVGFFNAYQISGDKRFLEASSVIWEYIQDFIIEKENGEWLWGVNADGTAMEKEKAGPWKSSYHNARACFEMIERIDKALPTLPDEL; this comes from the coding sequence ATGAAGACACACCCTCTCCTCAAATTACAGAGCGATCTCAAAACAGAGTTGTTCGAGAACATCCTGCCTTACTGGCACCGACTTCGGACCACCGATAGCTTTATCTCGGCCTTGGATTCCGCCAACCAACCGATGGCGAATGTGGATCTCGGGGTCATCATGGTGTCACGTCTTCTCTGGACCTACAGCCGCGCCTTTCACCTCTACGGAAACCCGGAATGCAAAGCGCTCGCCGACCACGCGAAGCACGTCTTGACCACTCGCTTCGAGGACAAGGAACACGGCGGCTACTACTGGACGGTCGACGCAAGCGGGCAAGCGGCTGAATCGAAGAAACAATGCTACGCCCAAGCCTTTTGCATCTATGCCTTTTCAGAGCACTTCCAAGCAACAGGAGAAAGCGATAGCCTCGAGCGGGCGGAAAAGCTTTTCGACCTCGTCGAAGCAAAGGCATGGGATTCGCAAAAAGGCGGTTACTTAGAGACCTTCAGTGCCGACTGGACTCCATTGGAAAAGATGAGACTGGGAGCGGAGGATTTGGACGCCCCCAAAACCATGAACAACCATCTCCACCTCATCGAAGCGTTCGCCAATTTGCAAAAGATCGCTCCGAGCGAGAAGGTCGAAGCGAGCTGCCGCCGTATTCTCCGAGTGATCGCGGATCGGATTATCCTCGGCGACCAGCCGAGGTTTGGGCTTTTCTACGATATGGACTGGAAACTACTCGATCCGGTCGTCTCTCCAGGCCACGACATTGAAGGTAGCTGGTTACTGCACGAGGCGGCAGAGATCGTCGGAGATTCGGACTTGATCGGAGAGTTTGAGAAATTGGCCATCGAAATGGCCGAACTGGTTCTCGCTACCGGGATCGATCCCAAGGACAACGGCCTTTATGACGAATTCCACAACGAAAACCCGCAGAGCGCCACAAAGTGCTGGTGGCCACAAGCGGAGGGAATGGTTGGCTTCTTCAACGCGTATCAGATTTCCGGCGACAAGCGATTCCTAGAAGCGAGCTCCGTAATCTGGGAGTACATCCAGGACTTCATCATCGAGAAGGAAAACGGGGAATGGCTCTGGGGTGTGAATGCCGACGGCACTGCCATGGAAAAGGAAAAAGCCGGCCCTTGGAAGTCCTCCTACCACAACGCCCGGGCATGCTTCGAAATGATCGAACGCATCGATAAAGCGCTGCCCACCCTGCCCGACGAACTTTAA
- a CDS encoding glycoside hydrolase family 130 protein, giving the protein MSTYETRLSQLVEQQETLLSRPNPPVEPGNGIFSRHEYPVLTEKHAPLFWSYDLNPETNPFLMERIGVHCAFNSGAIEIDGTYYLCARVEGNDRKSFFAIAESPNGVDNFRFWDHPVTMPETEIPDTNVYDMRLTKHEDGWIYGLFCTERKDPNAAPFDLSSAVAQCGIARTKDLKTWERLPDLKTSSAQQRNVVLHPEYVDGQYALYTRPQDGFIDAGSGGGIGWGLCKDMTNAVVDKQTIIDSREYHTIKEVKNGQGDAPIKTPKGWLHIAHGVRGCASGLRYVIYAFMTSLEDPSKLTYAPGGFLIAPEGEELVGDVMNVAFTNGTIVTDDGKVYIYYASSDTRLHVATSTIDQLVDYVINTPADPLYSAKCVAQRNELIDKNLEFMAKSENALIKKIESQRVK; this is encoded by the coding sequence ATGAGTACTTACGAAACGCGTCTCTCCCAGTTGGTCGAACAACAGGAAACCCTCCTCTCGCGCCCCAATCCTCCCGTTGAACCGGGAAATGGCATCTTTAGCCGACACGAATATCCGGTCCTGACGGAAAAGCACGCTCCCCTCTTCTGGTCTTACGACCTCAACCCGGAGACCAATCCTTTCCTCATGGAACGCATCGGCGTTCACTGCGCGTTCAACTCCGGTGCTATCGAGATCGACGGTACCTACTACCTCTGCGCTCGCGTCGAAGGAAATGATCGCAAGTCATTCTTCGCCATCGCCGAGAGCCCCAACGGAGTGGACAACTTCCGCTTCTGGGATCACCCGGTAACCATGCCGGAAACTGAAATTCCGGATACAAACGTGTATGACATGCGTTTGACCAAGCATGAAGATGGCTGGATCTACGGTTTGTTCTGCACCGAACGTAAAGATCCAAACGCAGCTCCCTTCGACCTTTCGTCGGCAGTCGCCCAGTGCGGCATCGCTCGCACCAAGGATTTGAAGACTTGGGAACGCCTCCCAGATCTGAAAACATCCTCCGCTCAGCAACGCAATGTCGTGCTCCATCCGGAATATGTAGATGGCCAATACGCTCTCTACACTCGCCCGCAGGATGGCTTCATCGATGCCGGTTCCGGTGGCGGCATCGGTTGGGGACTTTGCAAGGACATGACAAATGCCGTGGTGGACAAACAGACCATCATCGACTCACGCGAGTACCACACCATCAAGGAAGTGAAGAACGGGCAAGGTGATGCACCTATCAAAACGCCGAAGGGCTGGCTCCACATCGCTCACGGCGTGCGTGGCTGCGCGAGCGGACTCCGCTACGTAATCTATGCCTTCATGACTTCGCTGGAAGACCCATCCAAGCTCACCTACGCCCCAGGCGGTTTCCTCATCGCTCCTGAAGGCGAGGAACTGGTGGGCGATGTCATGAACGTGGCATTCACCAACGGAACCATCGTTACCGATGACGGCAAGGTCTACATCTACTACGCATCCAGCGACACCCGCTTGCACGTAGCGACTTCGACCATCGACCAGCTCGTCGACTACGTAATCAACACGCCAGCCGACCCGCTCTACAGCGCCAAGTGCGTCGCCCAGCGAAACGAGCTAATCGACAAGAACCTGGAGTTCATGGCGAAGAGCGAAAACGCTCTCATCAAAAAAATCGAATCCCAGAGAGTCAAATAA
- a CDS encoding MFS transporter yields MQSQETSSKPAAESVPPLKWTEKIGYASGDFASCLYFGVFMNFLPIFYTDVFGISAAAVGTMIFATRTWDWINDPMMGMVADRTKSRFGKFRPWLLWILPFWVALGILTFTTFDLGATGKIVYAYLTYTLLMMAYTAINVPYSALMGVMTPRSDQRTLLSSFRFVGAFAGTGIVSLTLQRMVAFYGGGNDQKGYTLTIATYAAVSALAFFITFITTKERVAPPATQKTSLSKDLGAAAKNGPWRALIVISVLTVLWIAIRGGATIHFFKYVSGNELWGGTFLFVGSLVQLVGVMLTKQFTQIFGGKKKTFIALTLINAVFLAVFYFIPPKNFTLIIAHQAVSAFMTAPLMALFWSMIADSADYGQWKLGQRTTGLIFSTGTSSMKIGWSIGPAIALWLLSYFGFQANVAQSADTIEGLKLIMSLIPAGVAVLAAASVLFYRIDAKMEAEMEKAIAEEAEAQ; encoded by the coding sequence ATGCAGTCCCAAGAAACATCCTCAAAACCGGCGGCCGAGTCCGTGCCGCCTTTGAAGTGGACCGAAAAGATAGGCTACGCCTCCGGAGACTTCGCCTCCTGCCTATATTTCGGCGTATTCATGAACTTCCTGCCGATCTTCTATACAGACGTTTTTGGGATTTCAGCCGCTGCAGTGGGTACCATGATTTTCGCGACTCGCACCTGGGACTGGATCAACGACCCGATGATGGGAATGGTCGCCGACCGCACCAAAAGCCGGTTTGGAAAGTTCCGTCCTTGGCTGCTTTGGATCTTACCATTCTGGGTAGCATTAGGCATTCTGACCTTCACCACCTTCGACCTCGGAGCGACCGGCAAGATCGTTTACGCCTACTTGACCTACACCCTACTCATGATGGCCTACACCGCCATCAACGTTCCTTACTCCGCGCTCATGGGGGTAATGACACCTCGCTCTGACCAACGTACTCTCCTGTCCTCGTTCCGCTTCGTGGGAGCCTTCGCAGGTACCGGTATCGTGAGCCTTACTCTACAACGCATGGTCGCTTTTTACGGCGGAGGAAACGACCAAAAGGGCTACACCCTTACGATTGCGACCTACGCCGCGGTTTCCGCTCTCGCCTTCTTTATCACGTTTATCACTACCAAGGAACGCGTCGCTCCCCCAGCTACACAAAAGACCTCTCTGAGTAAAGACCTCGGAGCCGCCGCTAAAAATGGCCCTTGGCGCGCCCTCATCGTTATCAGCGTTTTGACCGTTCTATGGATCGCAATTCGCGGAGGAGCGACCATCCACTTTTTCAAGTATGTATCCGGAAACGAACTATGGGGTGGTACATTCCTTTTTGTAGGCAGCCTCGTACAGCTCGTCGGGGTAATGTTGACCAAGCAATTCACCCAAATCTTTGGTGGCAAGAAAAAGACCTTCATCGCGCTCACGCTCATCAACGCCGTATTCCTAGCGGTCTTCTATTTCATTCCACCTAAGAACTTCACGCTCATCATCGCACACCAAGCGGTCAGCGCCTTCATGACCGCCCCTTTGATGGCCCTCTTCTGGTCCATGATCGCCGATAGCGCCGACTACGGACAATGGAAACTCGGACAACGCACCACCGGCCTCATCTTCTCGACCGGTACCTCATCCATGAAAATCGGTTGGTCCATTGGCCCAGCTATCGCCCTGTGGCTCTTAAGCTACTTCGGCTTCCAAGCCAATGTTGCTCAGTCCGCTGATACAATCGAAGGCTTGAAGTTGATCATGAGCCTTATTCCGGCCGGTGTAGCTGTGCTGGCCGCGGCCTCAGTCCTCTTCTATCGCATCGACGCAAAAATGGAAGCGGAGATGGAGAAGGCCATCGCCGAGGAAGCAGAAGCTCAATAA
- a CDS encoding TonB-dependent receptor plug domain-containing protein: MNKSIKRKNRYTWSRSASGALALGAALLVAPLSSAQDEEEEVFELSPFSVQGDDNSGYRASSTLAGTRIRTDLKDVGSAISVVTEEFLRDTAATDNESLLIYTTGTEVGGINGNFAGGGDGGRVDTDAQRLRPNQATRVRGLAAADNTRDFFQTDIPWDSFNVDRIDLQRGPNSVLFGLGSPAGVINATTNAAVFENSGEAEIRVGSYGSVRGSIDYNKVIAEDEFAIRIAALKDDQKFMQDGAFEDDERYYVAMKWEPKMFQNESSSTTIKANFEKGEIDANRPRVIPPIDRITQWFRPITSDANTGMGKVTFDATTVSEQYTSLNSPDYSPYAGFALGRIFGSAIAIYDDHTSSTPSTYIFGGSDLVEGVYQGVLSYDAFAKNAIAGYGLPAGSEGRGLPGSNIGAYKSTTLSDPTIFDFYNKLIDGPNKSERQEWEAYDISFARTMLDNKLGFEVVYDVQQYEDRQLNLLDNAGQAISIDVMATIPDGTDDGMVNPNLGRPIIGGEAQNNYRNLTDRETFRFTGYYDVDFNESGSEQLGKILGRHVFTGVYSKSAYDQRSASWIRAVAENINVTDTITGGGRYIPNLVYLGPSLLDATSASGANLPALQNKLTPTDGTAYYLDADGNNHLGPIMVWDSEQGDIDNLYKAGNLSRDETDSKAFVWQGFLFDGMVVPTFGYREDTNFAANAGNVPDSASGIPGNVDPFSEDWVVPTNGGDTDVSINKTYVSASGINRTFSLVVHAPESFRDALGGMGVSLTYSDSQNFRPDASRRDLIGNPIEPTTGETKEYGIVLSSRDNRFNLKVNKYETKVYRDTLSDSSIANSYMIGAGEGWGNMYVTWATAGVLDFQRNFALTDPEGEYDAATNPYLDPEVTMLRYEPMPGQTPAEALASETAIFNAMLDRDNNLNDPEFARFLDFWNQDWSQVTAEAGWGASASSWAGEPGQFAITGDTVSEGWEYELFYQPTDNWNIALNASKTEAKRLNIAESYASFIEKRWELYQGPYGDVRLWGPGNSVETIRSKFGGEFYANYNLFQLLNDSNVAELRPWRFNLVSNYAFKDGKLAGLNVGGAMRWQDEVVVGYPIIEDAEGNYSFDTEDPFYGGSETNVDLWAAYSMPINDNVDWRIQLNVRNAFQDEKLIPITVQPDGSPATSRIVEGQSWTISNTFSF; encoded by the coding sequence ATGAATAAATCCATCAAACGAAAAAATAGATATACATGGTCTAGGTCCGCCAGTGGAGCGCTTGCTCTCGGAGCGGCACTTCTCGTTGCCCCGCTGAGCTCTGCTCAAGACGAGGAAGAAGAAGTATTCGAATTGTCTCCCTTCTCGGTGCAAGGGGATGATAATTCGGGGTACCGAGCGAGTTCGACGCTAGCTGGTACGCGTATCCGCACAGATTTGAAAGACGTCGGATCTGCCATCTCGGTTGTTACGGAGGAGTTCCTCCGAGATACCGCTGCAACAGACAACGAGTCTCTCCTTATTTATACAACGGGAACCGAAGTTGGTGGTATCAATGGTAATTTCGCAGGTGGTGGTGACGGTGGTCGTGTTGATACGGACGCCCAGCGTTTGCGCCCTAATCAGGCGACACGTGTTCGTGGCCTAGCTGCTGCCGACAACACCCGCGATTTCTTTCAAACAGACATTCCTTGGGACTCGTTCAACGTTGATCGAATCGACCTGCAACGCGGTCCGAATTCGGTACTCTTTGGTCTCGGAAGCCCTGCCGGTGTTATCAATGCGACGACCAATGCGGCCGTGTTTGAAAACTCGGGAGAAGCGGAAATCCGAGTTGGTAGTTACGGTTCTGTTCGCGGCTCGATCGACTACAATAAGGTGATTGCTGAGGACGAATTCGCTATCCGAATCGCCGCTCTCAAGGACGACCAGAAGTTCATGCAAGATGGAGCGTTTGAAGATGACGAGCGCTACTATGTGGCCATGAAGTGGGAGCCGAAGATGTTTCAAAACGAATCTTCTTCCACTACGATCAAGGCCAATTTCGAGAAGGGCGAAATCGACGCCAACCGCCCTCGTGTGATTCCGCCGATTGATCGTATTACCCAATGGTTCCGCCCCATTACCTCCGATGCGAATACCGGTATGGGGAAGGTGACTTTCGATGCGACCACGGTCAGCGAACAGTACACTTCTTTGAATAGTCCTGACTATTCTCCCTATGCAGGTTTCGCTCTGGGTCGTATCTTTGGAAGCGCTATTGCCATATACGACGATCACACTTCCAGCACTCCTAGCACCTACATCTTTGGCGGAAGCGACTTGGTAGAAGGTGTTTATCAAGGTGTGCTATCCTACGACGCCTTCGCTAAAAATGCGATAGCAGGTTACGGTCTGCCTGCCGGTAGCGAGGGGCGCGGTCTGCCAGGATCCAATATCGGCGCTTACAAGTCCACGACTTTGTCCGACCCGACTATTTTCGACTTCTACAACAAGTTGATCGACGGCCCCAACAAGAGCGAACGTCAAGAATGGGAGGCTTATGACATCTCTTTCGCTCGCACCATGCTTGATAACAAATTGGGCTTTGAGGTGGTGTATGACGTTCAGCAATACGAAGATCGTCAGCTTAATCTCTTAGACAATGCCGGTCAGGCTATCTCTATCGACGTGATGGCGACCATCCCAGACGGAACAGATGACGGTATGGTCAATCCGAATCTCGGACGTCCTATAATCGGTGGTGAAGCGCAGAACAACTACCGCAACTTGACGGATCGCGAAACCTTCCGTTTCACCGGATACTACGATGTTGATTTCAATGAATCCGGATCGGAGCAACTGGGTAAGATACTCGGGCGACATGTCTTCACCGGCGTCTACAGTAAGTCGGCATACGATCAACGTTCCGCTTCTTGGATACGTGCCGTCGCGGAAAATATCAACGTCACTGATACCATTACAGGTGGAGGGCGTTACATTCCTAATCTTGTTTACCTCGGCCCAAGTTTGCTCGATGCGACTTCCGCATCTGGAGCCAATCTGCCAGCCTTGCAAAACAAGCTGACTCCAACGGATGGCACCGCTTACTATCTGGATGCTGATGGAAACAACCACCTCGGACCAATCATGGTTTGGGATTCCGAACAGGGAGACATCGATAATCTATACAAAGCCGGTAATTTATCCCGCGACGAGACAGATTCCAAAGCCTTCGTTTGGCAAGGTTTTCTCTTCGATGGTATGGTAGTTCCAACCTTTGGATACAGAGAGGATACGAACTTTGCCGCCAACGCTGGCAATGTTCCAGACTCTGCTTCTGGCATTCCAGGTAATGTGGATCCATTCTCAGAGGATTGGGTTGTGCCTACTAACGGCGGTGACACGGATGTGTCGATTAACAAGACCTACGTGAGCGCTAGTGGCATCAATCGTACCTTCAGTCTGGTTGTTCATGCTCCCGAATCTTTCAGAGACGCACTGGGTGGAATGGGCGTCAGCCTCACTTACTCTGATTCTCAGAACTTCCGTCCAGATGCGAGCCGTCGCGATTTGATCGGTAATCCAATCGAGCCGACCACCGGTGAAACCAAAGAGTACGGAATCGTCCTCTCCTCGCGAGACAATCGCTTCAACCTTAAGGTTAACAAATACGAGACCAAGGTGTACCGAGACACGCTGAGCGACTCTTCGATCGCCAACTCCTACATGATCGGAGCTGGTGAAGGTTGGGGCAACATGTACGTCACCTGGGCGACTGCAGGCGTGCTCGATTTTCAGCGGAACTTTGCTCTCACCGATCCAGAAGGTGAATACGATGCGGCAACCAATCCGTACCTCGATCCTGAGGTCACCATGCTTCGCTATGAACCAATGCCTGGACAGACTCCAGCTGAAGCTCTCGCTTCCGAGACAGCGATTTTCAACGCCATGCTCGATCGCGACAATAACTTGAACGATCCAGAGTTTGCCCGCTTCCTCGACTTCTGGAATCAAGATTGGTCGCAAGTAACTGCAGAAGCCGGATGGGGTGCGAGCGCTTCCTCATGGGCGGGTGAGCCAGGTCAGTTTGCCATCACGGGTGACACCGTCTCCGAAGGTTGGGAATATGAGCTATTCTATCAGCCGACCGACAATTGGAACATCGCTCTCAATGCCTCTAAGACGGAAGCGAAGCGACTCAATATTGCCGAATCCTACGCCTCGTTCATCGAAAAGCGTTGGGAGCTTTACCAAGGCCCATACGGAGATGTTCGCCTCTGGGGACCTGGCAATAGTGTAGAAACGATTCGCAGCAAGTTCGGTGGCGAGTTCTACGCCAACTACAACTTGTTCCAGCTCTTGAACGACTCAAACGTAGCGGAACTACGGCCTTGGCGCTTCAACCTCGTCTCCAACTACGCGTTTAAGGACGGCAAGCTCGCTGGTCTAAACGTGGGTGGAGCGATGCGTTGGCAAGACGAAGTCGTAGTTGGTTATCCGATAATTGAAGATGCGGAAGGTAACTACAGCTTCGATACGGAAGACCCATTCTACGGTGGTTCGGAAACCAATGTCGACCTGTGGGCTGCGTACAGTATGCCGATAAATGATAACGTCGATTGGCGAATCCAGCTGAATGTCAGGAACGCTTTCCAGGATGAGAAATTGATTCCGATAACGGTGCAACCCGATGGTTCCCCAGCGACATCACGTATAGTCGAAGGGCAATCGTGGACGATATCCAATACCTTCAGTTTCTAG